From the genome of Meriones unguiculatus strain TT.TT164.6M chromosome 17, Bangor_MerUng_6.1, whole genome shotgun sequence:
TCAGGAGCTCTGAAGTGGCATGGTAACTGTGGCAACCAGGGGCAGGCTGGCCCAGGCAGGAACCCTGAAGGACCCCTAGCCTGATGTACCTTAGAGCCCTGGCCAGGAGCCTAGACAGCCTGCTACCTCAGCCAAGCTGGCTCAGAGGGAAGTCGGTCTTGGTGGCATTTTTATTTGCTTGATGGATGGTTTTTCTTTAATGCTGGCTCTGCAAGGAGAACGAGGTTTTGGAGGGACAGCTGCGGCGGGGCAGCGTGGATTCATTCATCAGGGCGAGTGTTCTCTGCAGGAGGCTGCCATGCAGGATCTTGGGGGGAATGCCCTACCTGGCCCCTGCCTGTAAGAACAGTGTCCCCAGCAGGGGGCCTCCTGGCTGCCAGAAGCCTTTGACCCCTGAGCCTTCAGGCCACACTGGACGACAACTGAGTCAGTTGAATTAGGGGAGCTGCAGAAGGTTCTGGAGTGGTGGAAGTAGGAAATGTGAGCAATCACTCAGACAATTATAGAGTGCCTACTGTATGCAAGCCCTGAGGCACAGGAGTAACTGAACTGGTCTACCCTGTCCATGCCTGAATTGAGGTACTCTGTCCACAGGAAGATGAGCGTGTGGTGGCAATGGTTCCCACAGCAAGGCACTGGGCACTGGGGTTTGAAGAAGAAAGagttgtggaggccagaaagatTGCTCCGAGCTTAGTTCAGACTGCTTCTGTAGAGAACACAATTTTGGTTCCAAGCTGAGTGGCTTATATCCAGCTCCAATGGTCCTTGAGAGCACTGTTCTCAAACTCACggacacacacaaaacaaacaatttaagcccagcactctggagccAGAGGGTaggtctctgcgagttcaaggtcagcctggtctaataAATAAGTTCACCAGTCAGGGCTAGGTAATGAAATCCTGTCTACAAAGAATACTACTACTGCTgctaataataacaaaaatatttaaaaaatatttaaataaatattggttttttgaggcagggtttctctgtgtagccctggctgtcctggaactggctctgtagaccaggctggcctccaactcagagatccatctgcctctgcctccctcccaagtgctgggatcaaaggcatatgccaccaccgcCTGTCACtaacacatattttaaaagagaatgaaagccaaggagatggctcagtggataaagacacttgctgccaaatCCGATGACCCCATTTTGATCCTCAAGGCCCACAGGGAGAACAGATCCCCAAAAGCCGTCCTCAGGCGGGCTGTGGAACTCACCTTCCCCCACAAACACAAGACAGAAATACATGTGCTGGTTggctgctttgttttttaagtttgtgATTCAAGATTGTTGCCAGGGCTGGAGGACAGGAGATCAGCCTTACAGATTTCCggcagcctcagtttctccctggCTGGCTAGAGGCTGCTCTGGGAGCTCCATCCTGGCCTGGGCGGTGGAAGCATCACCCAACCCTGCCCAGCGAACCCAGGCAGCGGCCCAGCTCCTCCTTCCGTGGACGCCGGCGCCCGGGACCCACAGAGGGACTGGAGCGGGGCTGGCCTGGAtgttccctccttcccccagGATGGAGCGTGTGTGGACGCTGTGGCTCGGGCTGGCGCTGGGGTTCCCGGTGGCGAGCGCCCACCCTCAGCCCTGCGGGGTCCCCGCGCCCGCCGGGGGCTCCGTGCGCCTGGCCGCGCTCCTGCCCCGCGCGCCAGCCGCCCGCGCCCGCGTCCTGGCCGCTCTGGCCACCCCTGCTCCTCGGCTGCCGAACAACTGGAGTCTGGAACTGGTGACGGTCGCGTCCCCCGAGCGGGACCCCGCGTCGCTGGCCCGGGGTCTGTGTCAGGTCCTGGCACCGCCCGGCGTGGTGGCCTCGATAGCCTTTCCCGAGGCGCGGCCGGAGCTGCGGCTGCTGCAGTTCCTGGCGGCCGCCACCGAGACCCCGGTGCTGAGCGTCCTGCGGAGGGAGGCGCGCGCGCCCCTCGGAGCCCCGGTACGCGGgagtgcggggtgggggagggcctgGGGCGCGGTGAGGCGAGCCCCACTTCTCCAACCCCGGGCCGGCGCGTTCCTCCCTGGGACGTGCGCCGCTCTCCTCTCCCCGGGCTTGGAGAGTGTGGGAAATCCTTCCAGGAGCCCAGCCAGCCTTTCCCTCCCGTCAGGCAACTCCCTTCCCACAGCTCTGTGGCGGCCTCCAGCCCTGGGGCGAGCAGGTCATCCCCACCTCCGCATGTCAGTCCCCCggatgtctttttgttgttgaggaTGATGTTTCAAGACAGttgctcactgtgtagaccaggctagccctgaacacacagagatccacctgcctctgcgttcctagtgctgaaattaaaggcatgtgtcattaCACCCTATTGGGTTGTTTCCTGATACGGGGTCTCATGTATCTGCTGTTGGCCCTGGCCAACCCACCCCGTACCAAGGCAGGCCAGCAAAAGGGCCTCATCCAGAGATACCCACCTGCAGTCTGGCTCCCAGGTCCCTGGGTCACGGGGGACCTCTTGTCCTCCTCTCAGGGAGCCCCTAGCCCCTTAGGACTGTCAGTGACCCTGGTTCTCGGTAGATCTGCTGGAAGCCTCCAGACCTAACCTGACAATGACCCCTGCCTGCTTCCTGGTCTGGGAACTGCGCCTGTGTGTGCTGCAGCCTTTGAGCCAGCCCTGTCTCCTCTGGGACTGGCCTGGCCTCCCCACACAGAGCTGTGGCACGCTCAGTACCATGTCCCTGCCAGGCAGCACCCTATGGGGCTTAGGTGTCTTGGGCTGCCTTGTATTCCAAATACACAACACAACCTCCTGAGAACTTTCTGAGTGTGCTGGGCACCAAAGGACTCCTGGGGAGGTGGGGTGGGACTAGGCCAAGAcggaaggagagagggggtgggaaagagagagagagagagagagcaacgtGGAAGAACCAGAGGAGCTGGGTTTTGAAGAATGTCTAGGAGTTGATTTACCTGCAGAGACTTGGTAGTGTAGCTGGTGAAATGCTACATGCAAACaaaagaagacaagggagggcTCAAGGCTCATTTGGCACAGCACAAGTCCATCCTGCCCAAGTCCTGCACCCCATCCGAGCGCATCCTACACGGGAAGCAGCTGTGCATGCTGGccaccccagcactctggaggtagaggcaagagtaTCACGAATTCAAGGCTGTCCAGCCTGAGCTatgcagatctctctctctctctcaaaaataaaaaatcaaaaagaggGTCCTGGGGAGCTACGGAAGGACTTAGAACTGGGGTAAGCTGAAGGGGGGCAAGATAATGGCCAGCTTTCAAGACGCTCCCTTGACGGGCTCGGTGGATGGGCTGTGGATGCAAAGATGGACAGCCCTGACCGGACCACCTCTCCCCAGACCCCGTTCCATCTGCAGCTGGACTGGGCCAGCCCCCTGGAGACCATCCTGGACGTGCTGGTGTCCCTGCTACAGGCGCATGCCTGGGAAGACATCGCTCTCGTCCTCTGCCGCGTCCGGGACCCTGCTGGCCTCGTGACACTGTGGACTAGCCGTGCTGGCCAACCCCCGAAGTTTGTGTTGGACCTGGCCCGGCTGGACGGTGGGAATGGCAGTCTTCGGGCTGGCCTGGCCCTGCTGGGGGCTCCGGAGGGAAGGGAAGGCCCGGCGCCTGCGGCCGTCCTCCTGGGTTGCAGCGCTGCCCACGCTCGGGAGGTCCTAGAGGCCGCACCGCCGGGTACCCAGTGGCTGCTGGGCACACCACTCTCTGCCGAGGCCCTGCCCACAGCTGGCCTGCCGCCTGGCGTGCTGGCGCTGGGAGAAAGCGAGCGCCCCTCCCTGGAAGCCGCCGTTCGCGACACGGTGGAGCTAGTGGCTCGGGCACTCAGCCGCATGGCCCTTGTGCACCCAGAGCGCGTCCTGCTTCCAGATGGGGTCAACTGTGAGGCCCTGAAAGCCGTGGGGCCCAAGTCGCCGGGGCACACCTTGGCTGGGTGAGTAGGGCCCAGCCTGGGGGGAGGCCTCCAACCCACAGCCTCGCATTGTCCCCTGTGTGTCCGGGAATCTGAGGGCTGGGTGCCCCCGGAGGAACCTAGAGGACTGGATGGCTCTCCCCTCATCCCCAAGCCTGGCTCTCCCACGGGTTCCAGGCAGGTGCTTGCTGGGCGAGGGGCAGGTCTCTCAGAGTCAAGACAATTCTGTTTTtgctgttggttttttgttttgtttttcgaggcagggtttctctgtgtagccccagctgtcctcactttgaggaccaggctggcttcgaaatcaacgatcctcccgcctctgcctccctgagtgctggggttgaagggGTGCGCCTCCTCGCTGGCTGACAGGTCTTGTCCCCTGTACTCCACAGGTTCCTGGGCAACACGTCCTTCCAGGGCCACACAGGGGCTGTGCGGGTGGCAGGATCTTCTCAGGTGCACGTGTCTCGGCATTTCCGGGTGTGGAGCCTGCGCCGGGACCCGCGGGGGGCCCCAGCCTGGGCAACGGTGGGCAGCTGGCGGGACGGACGGCTGGACTTCCGGCCGGGGGCGGCTGCCGGCCGAGTGCCGTCCCCGCCCGGTCCCCAAGCCCGGCCGAAGCTGCGGGTGGTAACCCTCGTGGAGCACCCGTTTGTATTCACCAGGGAATCCGACGAGGACGGGCAGTGCCCGGCTGGGCAGCTGTGCCTAGACCCGGGCACCAACGACTCGGCCAGGCTGGACGCGCTGTTCGCGGCGCTGGCCAACGGCTCGGCGCCCCGCCCGCTGCGGAGGTGCTGCTACGGCTACTGCATCGACCTGCTGGAGCGGCTGGCGGAGGACCTGGCCTTCGACTTTGAGCTGTATATCGTGGGCGACGGCAAGTACGGGGCACTGCGCGACGGGCGCTGGACCGGCCTGGTGGGCGACCTGCTGGCCGGCCGGGCGCAGATGGCGGTGACCAGCTTCAGCATCAACTCGGCGCGCTCGCGGGTGGTGGACTTCACCAGCCCCTTCTTCTCCACCAGCCTGGGCATCATGGTCCGTGCGCGGGACACGGCCTCGCCCATCGGGGCCTTCATGTGGCCCCTGCACTGGTCCATGTGGGTGGGCGTCTTCGCCGCCCTGCACCTCACGGCGCTCTTCCTCACCCTGTACGAGTGGCGCAGCCCCTACGGGCTCACGCCGCGCGGCCGCAACCGCGGCACGGTCTTCTCCTACTCGTCCGCGCTCAACCTGTGCTACGCCATCCTCTTCGGGCGCACGGTCTCCAGCAAGACCCCCAAGTGCCCCACCGGGCGCTTCCTCATGAACCTCTGGGCCATTTTCTGTCTCCTGGTGCTGTCCAGCTACACAGCCAACCTGGCGGCCGTTATGGTGGGCGACAAGACCTTCGAGGAGCTGTCCGGGATCCACGACCCcaaggtgggggctgggagagctCAGGCGCAGGGCcgcagggggtggggggggctggCTCAAGGGACAGGGCCGCGGGCgggcgtggtgtgtgtgtggggtgagcTGGCTCAGGGGACAGGGCCGCGTCCTGCGCGCTCCCTTCCCCGAAGGCTCCTACGCCAAAGCGTGGTGCTGGGAGCAGAAGCCGGGCTTAGGCATGCTGGGCGCCCCTGCCTCAGTCCTGCCCTCGCCTCCATTCCTGAGGAACTCCCTCGGCAGTCAAGGCTGCCATCCCACAGTGGTGAGGCCGGGGTCGGCCCgcccctgcctccctggtgctggggtgACCCGCACCGCCACAGCCCCGCCTCCCGCTGCAGGGGCGACAGGCGCGCGTCTGGGTTCCCCGACTTTCAGCTTTCAGGACTGCGGCGCACCAGCCCGTTAGGAGGTGCCCCCACCCAGCCTTGCCGCTGGGCGCTGCCTGCTGTTGTGGCCCCTCGGCGGCTGCCCGGGAGGCCGGGCTGTGGGCGGGAGCGGGCGCCGCGGCGTCGGTGCGCGGTCCCCGCCGCTGAGAGCCCCCTCCCCGCAGCTGCACCACCCCTCCCAAGGCTTCCGCTTCGGCACGGTGTGGGAGAGCAGCGCCGAGGCCTACATCAAGGCCAGCTTCCCCGAGATGTACGCGCACATGCGGCGCCACAGCGCGCCCACCACGCCGCACGGGGTGGCCATGCTCACGTGAGTGCGCGCGGGGCGCCGGGGGTGGGGGCACTGGGCGCTCCGGCCCCGCTGACCGCCCAGCCGCTCGGCCCCGCAGGAGCGAGCCGCCCAAGCTCAATGCCTTCATCATGGACAAGTCGCTGCTGGACTACGAGGTGTCCATCGATGCGGACTGCAGGCTGCTCACCGTGGGCAAACCGTTCGCCATCGAGGGTGAGCGCGCGCGGTGGGGCCTGGGGCGGGGGGTGAGCGCGCGGGGTGCGGGGCCCCCGCCGCTGCAGCGGGCCGCTCGCCCTCTTCTGCAGGCTACGGCATAGGGCTGCCCCAGAACTCGCCGCTCACCTCCAACCTGTCCGAGTTCATCAGCCGGTACAAGTCCTCGGGCTTCATCGACCTGCTCCACGACAAGTGGTACAAGATGGTGCCGTGCGGGAAGCGGGCGATCGCCGTGACGGAGGTGAGCGGAGTCGCGGGCGAGGGGCGCTCGCCGTGACGGAGGTGAGCGGGCGGGGGCGCGGGCGCCCACCCCCGGCTGGGCCTGACGCCGCGGCCTCGCAGACGCTGCAGATGGGCGTGGACCACTTCTCGGGGCTCTTCGTGCTGCTGTGCCTCGGGCTGGGCAGCGCGCTCCTCAGCTCGCTGGGCGAGCACGTCTTCTTCCGCCTGGTGCTGCCGCGCATCCGCCGGGGCCACAGGCTGCAGTATTGGCTGCACACGAGCCAGGTGAGGAGGCGGGCGGCGGCGGGGAGCGGGCGGGCGCCCCCGGGCACCCCGAGACACGTGTCTGTGCCCCCAGAAGATCCACCGGGCCCTCAACACCGAGCCGCCCGCGGGGCCGCAGGAGGGAGCGGAGGAGCGCAGGTGAGCAGCGGCGGGGGGAGTGGGGAGGCTGGCAAGGGGCCGGGAGGGGGGCAGGCGGGAGATGGGAGGGGACCGGCGGGACCGACAGGCACGCACTGCCCCTCTGTCGCAGCGGCCCGGAGGAGCAGCCCCGCGCGGCCGAGGGCGCGGCACGCTGGCGGCGGGCGCGGCGCGCGCTGGAGCGGGAGCGGCGCGTGCGCTTCGGGCCGGAGCCCGGCGAGGCGGGCCCCCCGCTCTGCCCCAACGGGCCGGGGCCGCAGGCCGAGCTGCGGGAGCTGGAGCGGCGCATCGAGGCGGCGCGGGAGAGGCTGCGCAGCGCGCTGCTGCGGCGTGGGGAGCTGCGGGCCCGGCTGGGCGACGGGGCACGCCTGCGGCCGCTGCGCCTGCTGCGAGCACCGCCCGCGGGGAGCTGAGAGCCACAGGCCGCGCTGTCCACGACAGTTTATTCTATATACAAACACGACTCTGTACACTGCAATTAAATAGCGTGGACCGTGCGCCCCGCGTCCTGAGCCAGCTGCGTCCGGGCGCGGCGCTCGGCCCCGTGCGGGCGCCGTGTGAAGGCACTGGGGAACACCAGGCGGCCGGGCCTCGCCCGCCGCCCGCCCCGGCCGCCTCCAGAACCTCGGCCGCCGGCCCCCTCCCTGCAGACCACAGCTCGCCCCGGCCCCGCCGCGGTTCCGCCGGGAGCCAGGCTCGACGTGGCTCAGGACCCCGCGGGCGCGGGCGCATCCTCCGGAGGGGGTCCGGGGTCGGGGCGCGCGCTGTCGGGGGCGCCAGGGGCCGCCGGCCGCCGCTCCAGCAGGGAGGCGCTCAGCCCCGACAGGAAGGACGCGTCCGAGATGATGGCGGCAGTCTCGGCCACCCAGCCCAGGTCGCTGCCGGACACCGCGGCGGCCGCGCCCAGCGAGCCGGGCCCGGGGGCCCCGCCGGCGGGCGCGGAGCCGGGGCCCAGCGCGAGGGGTGGGCCGGGCTCGGGGGCCGTGGGGGAGCCGGAGTTGTTGTTCAGGTCGTCGGGCAGCGCCGTGGGGGTCCCGGGGCCCAGCGGCGGCGGCTGCAGCAGCATCTCCTGGATGCGGATCTGCTGCAGGATGGCGGGCAGCTCGTAGTGATGGAAGAAGTAGATCATGGAATGCTGCGGGCGGCAGGGGCGGAGGGCCCCGGTCAGGCCCGCGACTGCAGCCAGGCCCGCCCCCCGGGGACGGCGGGTGGGGGTCGGGGCGGCCTCACCTGGATGAAGAGCCACGAGGTGACCAGGGCCAGGCTGCTGTACTGCCCGTTGAAGCGGTAGTGGTAGGCGTAGAAGGCGAAGTGGTACAGGTAGAAGAACCTGCGCAGAGAAGCCACCCTGCCACACGGCCCGCCCCGCCCCTGCGGGCGTGGACCCCgcccctcctccccgcccctcaCTGTCCCCGGCCCTGCCTCCACCccgcccctcctccccacctcagcCAGTGCCTCTTGCTGGTGTTGGTGTGGCAGCAGATGGCGTCGTACTGGTCGGCCAGCCACACGATGAGGATGATGTAGAAGGCCGTGGTGGTGTCGTTGAAGAACTCGGACATGATGGCTTCCATCCCTGCGGGGACACGCGGGGTTGgcgcgggcggggcggggcggggcgggggcgggggcgcggTGGGGGTCCTCACCGACGAGGGCCAGGATGACGGTCAGCAGGGGCGCTGCGGGGAAGGCGATGGCCATGTTCATCTCCAGCATCTGCAGCAGGTCCACTGCGGGCACAGGGCGGCCGCCCATGAGGGCCTGGGGAGagcccagccccccccccccggccggCCGGGACTCACCGATGAAGACGAAGATCTGGTGGTGCGAGTAGCGCAGCAGCATGGACACGCTGAGGGTCTGCGGGCGGACGGGGCAGGTCAGGGCGGGGCCCGGAGCCGCCCGAAGGCCCCTCCCGAGCCGGCCCCTCCCCCTCACTCACGAAGATGACCATGATGACGAAGGCCGCCAGGTAGGAGGTGCGCGCCATCCACATGCTGACAAAGCGGTAGTGCTCCCCGGACACCACGTTCCGCAGGAAGCCTGCGGGAGGGAGCTGTGAGCGCCCAGGCCcccgctcccccctcccccctcctctccccgGGCCGCACCCTTGTTCTCCTCATTCTCCGCCAGGCCCTTCACGCTGGACATGAGGATGTCGTCGTAGCCCAGGAACTCATCCAGCAGCAGGCGGCTGAAGCGGTCCCCGAAGCACTGGTCCCGCGTGGGGTCTGACAACGGAGGACAGTCAATATGGGTCACTGTAGTGAGAGCTGTGTAACCTCGGCCTCTTTAAAACCCCCAAAAATGTCATGGAAAGACGCTTCCATTTTAATCTCAGGTACGGGGACATGAGGCTGCTTCATAGCAGCGACTGTGGTTTGCCTCTTGGTTGAGCGAGGCGTGGTTTCTGAGGAATAAATGCCAGGACCCCCGGATGCAGTCTGTCAAGTAGTATTGTGGGGAAAATGGaataagaaattagatatcctgactgACAGTGACGGTCAAACTCGCCCCAAGGAACTTGAcggccctaatcagcaggaagtagcctaatGATAATCCGCCCCTCTCTCTCCTAGCGAGTGTGCGGGGGTcaagggtggaagagagaagaTGGATCCCACAGAGTAGTAAAGTACCTGACTCCCGGGCACGGGGCCAGGAAGCCCTGTGCAGCCGCCTGTTCTTAGCCCCAGACCGCCAGGGTGCGGGCTGCCTCACCTAGGGTGACCACCATGACCGGAATGCTCAGGCGCTGGCGCGTGGCCTGTGACAGCCTCAGGAAGCCGTATTCCAGCGAGTACTCCACGATGTACTCATCCTGCGGCCACACTGCAGACAGGCAGAGCGGTCAGCTGGCCCCCCCTGGCATGGCCTCGCCACCCTCCCTACCTGGCCGCACACCTTTTGTTGGTGTCTCGGGGAAAGGGAAGTCCTGGCTGTCGTTCAGGGCATCGGCGCCACCTGGTGGCTCCAACACTTTGGGCTCAATGTCCAGCTCGAACTGCAGGCAGAGAAGCAAGCTGTCAGTGAGACCCCGGGGGGCGCGTGACCCCGGCCTGGGTGCCCAGCACCCGCTCACCTTGATGGAGCTATTGGTGAACATCTCCACGGTCAGTTCCTCCTCCAGCTCCAGGCCCCCTGGCTCCAGCTCCAGGCCACTTAGGCCCCCGTCACAGAACTGCAGGATCACGGGTGCCCGGCTGGAGTTGTGGCGCACCTCCACCCGCAGGACGCCCTCACGCGGCCACCGATCTCGAACATGCTCCAAGCAATTGATGGGTGACCGGGAGAAGACAATGTGTATGTAGGCCAGCACAAAAAGCACAAACagggcctgggggtggggtgggggcagtcAGCAGGGCGGAGGGACTCTCCCTTCCCAGCCAGGAGAGGCTCTGGCTGCCTGAGCCTCCTTGGGAGGTAGCCGGCCTAGGGTCCTCTCTGCAAAGGAACCCTATACCTCTGCCCTCCTGCAGTCTCAGGCCCACCAGGTGCCTCAACTCAAGGCTGCCTTTGGGGACCCCGGCCTCACTGCAGCTCACTGACGGAGCCCCTGACCTCACCGGCTAAGAATAGCTACTGTCCCCAGCAAGGCACCCTCTGCCCTGCTCCTGGGACTGACAGGAGTCACAAGGACACAGCTGACCTGCCCTGGTGGGGCCCAGGCACGTCAGCAGGACCAGGCTACCCTGCCTGGAAAAGCCAATGGCTGCTTGTGCTGGTGACCCTGCACCCAGGAGCCCCTGGGCATGCTGGGAACATGGGTGGTTCACCCCTGGGGTAGCTCCTGGCATGGAAAGAATGGAGGGCAAGAGCTCCACTCAACACCCTGCAGGGTTCAGGGTGCCCTGCTGGGACTGACCCCGCTACAGATGTTCAAGTAcatttaagaaaggaaaaaaaaaaatacacggGCCATCCAGACGGCTCACTGGGTGAAGGggcttgccactaagcctgacaacctgggtttgatccccaggatgGACACATAAGGTGGAAGAAGGAATCTGACAgcagaagctgtcctctgacctttccaCACACACAGCGGGCGCGTACgcccatatatatacacactcacacacagaataaacgaaatgctttttttcccctttgagacagggtttctctgtgcagctttggctgtcctggactcacgctgtagaccaggctggcctcgaacccagagatccacctggctttgcctccctgagtgctgggattaaaggagtgcgtCATCACAGATTATTTAATATTACTTATTAACCTCAAATACCCCTACGCTGGAGGAGAGTGGCTCAAGGAGTCCCAGCCCCCGagaactcctcctcctctttccctactCAGTGTGGGGGGTGAGTTTGGTCCTTAactcagtagttctcaacctgtgggtcgcaacccctttCATGTGagggggtcacctaagaccaccggaagacagatatttacattacaattcatgacagtagcGAAATCAGTTACaaggtagcaacaaaaatgttgtggttggggtcaccacaacatgagacaCTGTAGCAAGTGGTCACAGCAAAGGCAGAGAACCGCTGCCCATGTCGCTGCGCCCAGGGATGTGCTCAGCACCTGCTGCACACCCCAGGGTGGCTCATGGGAAGACAGGGattttacattacagttcatgacagtagcgaaattacagttacaaagtagcaacaaaactgttgtggttggggtcaccacaacgtgagggaCTGTATCAAATGGTCACAGCCTCAGGAGGGCTGAGAACCGGCTGCTCTAACCCATGTCCGGTGCAGGCCAGGGATGTTGCTGTCACCTGCTGCAAACCCAGGATGTCTCACGTGGGCTGAAGGGGACCCCAGCACTCTGTGGAGCTGCCTAGCCCACTTCCTCTCTGGCCCCACACACATAGCTCCCCACCACATACTTGCTGGCCAGCACAGGTCCTGGCAGTCTGCAGGCCCATGATAACCAGGGCCCTGGTGCTGACAAGGTGCCAGCTGCCCAACAGGGGGTAGAGGGAAGGGATCATCAGGGCCAGGATGGTCTCTGACTGCCCTGCAGGCCTAAAGTGTGCTTTCAACTTGCTATACTCTTTAGGGATGACGAGACTGGACTCCCAGACCACGCTCCTGAGAGAGCAGCCGCAGCAAGCACCACAGCACCCTCCCCACCCCGCTGTGCCTGCTGCCCAGGTGACCTCTGCTGTCTGGTGACACAGCTTGGTCACTACTAGTGACCTGGGAGGATGCAGAGCAGGCTTGGAAGGCCTGAGACCAGGCCTGGACTGAGACCAGGCTAGTCTGGAGCTGGACATTCCTGAAGCCAACACCCACCCCTGTGAGCTGGGAGGCTCCCCCTGGGCAAGAAATGGATTTCTGTATCAGGTGTAGTGAAGGCTGACCACCCCAGGCTAAGACCAGAGCAGCCACTCCTGCCAGTCAAGGCCAAGAGCAGGGAGGAGGGCTGTGTCCCAGGCTCTCCCTCTACCCATTGGGCATCTAGAATCAGAGGGAGGTGGTCACTGGACAAGAGGacataccctgggtcctctgtccCCAGTGTGGCTGCTTTGGCTGGTCCACAAGTCCCCCGATGTTACCCAGCATCCCACTCAAGCCCTAGGGCACTGCTCTCATCTGCCCACTAGCTGTCATAGACTCAGGGCTTAGTCACTCTGGCCTGGTGGGGGCTGCTGGAAATCAACACCTGTAGACACCTCAATGCCACGACCTCGGCTTCTCAGGTCACCCTGTACCCTGTAGGCAGGGGTGTCTCACTGTCACCCCAGCCACCTGTGCGATGAGAAGACATGCCTGCGGTGGCTGCAGATACCAGCCTCAGCCGGGAGATCCCCACCCACCCGACAGTGCCACACAGCACCCTCTGTGGGCAGCTCTCCACTCAGTGCAGGGACCTAGCTGGTGCCACCACTCCTCCTTGCTGACACCCGCCCCCGTCTTGGGGTCTAAAGAACCAGATTGTGACAACCCTCTATCACGCGGTCGCCCACTTGCTAGTTTCTTACTTAGTCCAGGCACCTGGGGACTCACACTCTAGGTCTATCTAGTTTCAATCCTCGAGGCTGCGAAGCCCGCAGAGGGGACACCAAGTCCAGCAGTTCTTCCCCAGGCTTCTGTAGGAGCGGACACGCAGGAGGGGGTGGGGACAGGGTGCACAGTGCTCCAGTCATAGCAGGGCTTGGCTGTCAGGCACAGCCCCTCTAGGAAGGTTGGGCAGAAGCTGTGCAGGCAGGATGAGCAGGAAACACAGCATAAGGGCTCCCCAAAACCTCAGCAGCCCCAGAAACCGGCTGCTGTATGGCCTGTTTGTCCTGATTAAGAAAGGGCACTGGGGTCAACTGTCATCCAGCACATCTGATCAGACACATCTGGCTCCCACAGTCGAGGGCGGCCACTCAAGACGCTAAGGGTGTGGAAGGCAGAAGGAGCACTGGCTCCTCTGCAGACCACAGACTGGAGACTGAGGGGACCCCCACATCTGTCATGCGC
Proteins encoded in this window:
- the Tmem259 gene encoding membralin isoform X2, giving the protein MSEHAAAPGPGPNGGGGGGAAPVRGPRGPNLNPNPLINVRDRLFHALFFKMAVTYSRLFPPAFRRLFEFFVLLKALFVLFVLAYIHIVFSRSPINCLEHVRDRWPREGVLRVEVRHNSSRAPVILQFCDGGLSGLELEPGGLELEEELTVEMFTNSSIKFELDIEPKVLEPPGGADALNDSQDFPFPETPTKVWPQDEYIVEYSLEYGFLRLSQATRQRLSIPVMVVTLDPTRDQCFGDRFSRLLLDEFLGYDDILMSSVKGLAENEENKGFLRNVVSGEHYRFVSMWMARTSYLAAFVIMVIFTLSVSMLLRYSHHQIFVFIVDLLQMLEMNMAIAFPAAPLLTVILALVGMEAIMSEFFNDTTTAFYIILIVWLADQYDAICCHTNTSKRHWLRFFYLYHFAFYAYHYRFNGQYSSLALVTSWLFIQHSMIYFFHHYELPAILQQIRIQEMLLQPPPLGPGTPTALPDDLNNNSGSPTAPEPGPPLALGPGSAPAGGAPGPGSLGAAAAVSGSDLGWVAETAAIISDASFLSGLSASLLERRPAAPGAPDSARPDPGPPPEDAPAPAGS
- the Tmem259 gene encoding membralin isoform X1, with protein sequence MSEHAAAPGPGPNGGGGGGAAPVRGPRGPNLNPNPLINVRDRLFHALFFKMAVTYSRLFPPAFRRLFEFFVLLKALFVLFVLAYIHIVFSRSPINCLEHVRDRWPREGVLRVEVRHNSSRAPVILQFCDGGLSGLELEPGGLELEEELTVEMFTNSSIKFELDIEPKVLEPPGGADALNDSQDFPFPETPTKVWPQDEYIVEYSLEYGFLRLSQATRQRLSIPVMVVTLDPTRDQCFGDRFSRLLLDEFLGYDDILMSSVKGLAENEENKGFLRNVVSGEHYRFVSMWMARTSYLAAFVIMVIFTLSVSMLLRYSHHQIFVFIGESRPAGGGGLGSPQALMGGRPVPAVDLLQMLEMNMAIAFPAAPLLTVILALVGMEAIMSEFFNDTTTAFYIILIVWLADQYDAICCHTNTSKRHWLRFFYLYHFAFYAYHYRFNGQYSSLALVTSWLFIQHSMIYFFHHYELPAILQQIRIQEMLLQPPPLGPGTPTALPDDLNNNSGSPTAPEPGPPLALGPGSAPAGGAPGPGSLGAAAAVSGSDLGWVAETAAIISDASFLSGLSASLLERRPAAPGAPDSARPDPGPPPEDAPAPAGS
- the Grin3b gene encoding glutamate receptor ionotropic, NMDA 3B, translating into MCWLAALFFKFVIQDCCQGWRTGDQPYRFPAASVSPWLARGCSGSSILAWAVEASPNPAQRTQAAAQLLLPWTPAPGTHRGTGAGLAWMFPPSPRMERVWTLWLGLALGFPVASAHPQPCGVPAPAGGSVRLAALLPRAPAARARVLAALATPAPRLPNNWSLELVTVASPERDPASLARGLCQVLAPPGVVASIAFPEARPELRLLQFLAAATETPVLSVLRREARAPLGAPTPFHLQLDWASPLETILDVLVSLLQAHAWEDIALVLCRVRDPAGLVTLWTSRAGQPPKFVLDLARLDGGNGSLRAGLALLGAPEGREGPAPAAVLLGCSAAHAREVLEAAPPGTQWLLGTPLSAEALPTAGLPPGVLALGESERPSLEAAVRDTVELVARALSRMALVHPERVLLPDGVNCEALKAVGPKSPGHTLAGFLGNTSFQGHTGAVRVAGSSQVHVSRHFRVWSLRRDPRGAPAWATVGSWRDGRLDFRPGAAAGRVPSPPGPQARPKLRVVTLVEHPFVFTRESDEDGQCPAGQLCLDPGTNDSARLDALFAALANGSAPRPLRRCCYGYCIDLLERLAEDLAFDFELYIVGDGKYGALRDGRWTGLVGDLLAGRAQMAVTSFSINSARSRVVDFTSPFFSTSLGIMVRARDTASPIGAFMWPLHWSMWVGVFAALHLTALFLTLYEWRSPYGLTPRGRNRGTVFSYSSALNLCYAILFGRTVSSKTPKCPTGRFLMNLWAIFCLLVLSSYTANLAAVMVGDKTFEELSGIHDPKLHHPSQGFRFGTVWESSAEAYIKASFPEMYAHMRRHSAPTTPHGVAMLTSEPPKLNAFIMDKSLLDYEVSIDADCRLLTVGKPFAIEGYGIGLPQNSPLTSNLSEFISRYKSSGFIDLLHDKWYKMVPCGKRAIAVTETLQMGVDHFSGLFVLLCLGLGSALLSSLGEHVFFRLVLPRIRRGHRLQYWLHTSQKIHRALNTEPPAGPQEGAEERSGPEEQPRAAEGAARWRRARRALERERRVRFGPEPGEAGPPLCPNGPGPQAELRELERRIEAARERLRSALLRRGELRARLGDGARLRPLRLLRAPPAGS